One window of Chloroflexus aggregans DSM 9485 genomic DNA carries:
- a CDS encoding Franean1_4349 family RiPP produces MSQAAVEQIIGRAVVDPAFREQLIADARTACADYDLTEEELEALEKLDTESLQAFAGKLDPRLTKSAGRGFF; encoded by the coding sequence ATGTCACAAGCAGCCGTTGAGCAGATCATTGGTCGGGCCGTCGTTGATCCTGCGTTTCGCGAACAGCTTATCGCTGATGCACGGACTGCGTGCGCAGATTATGATCTGACCGAAGAGGAGTTGGAGGCACTTGAGAAGCTTGATACCGAGAGCTTGCAAGCCTTCGCCGGAAAGCTCGATCCACGCCTGACCAAGAGTGCCGGTCGTGGCTTCTTCTAA